A segment of the Neisseria chenwenguii genome:
AGCTGGCGTCCAGACGGCCTGTCATTGTTTCTGCAAAACTGAAAGGCCGTCTGAAAAACGGCGGCTGCGGTGTTGTATAGTTGATTAAAATAAATGAGACAAGGCGGCAACGCCCGCGGTGTACGGATAGTACATAAGGGCGTTGGCAACGCCGTATCATTGCGATTTTAATCAACTATATTTGCTTTAGCCGGTGTATGCAGATTATGTGTATTGTGTGAAATGGAATTTAATTGTAAGAGATGAAAAGAAACCTTCTGCTTTTTTTTGAGTATTTTCATTTCTTGTCATCATAATGGGTTTGAAATATTCGTTTCCCGGTAGAGATATGTTTTATTGGCAGGTTGGGATAAGCCTGGCGGCCGGAATTGCCATTATCCGAATGTTTGACCGTTAGCTGATGAAGCGAAGAAAATACACCTCACATATAGAAATGACGCCGATACTTTTCAGACGGCTTTTCTGATTTTTGCAAGGTCTCAAGCCGTCTGAAAACCATTTCACAAACCCAAAAAATCCCGCGCGGAACGCCGTACGGCACGACCCTGAAAGGAAACTTAAATGTCTGTTTATTCACTTTTTATTACCTGCCCGCGCGGTTTGGAAGCGCCGCTTTCCGACGAGCTGGCCGCGCTCGGTTGTGCCGATATTGCCGCGTCCGACGGCGGCGTGGCGTGTAAGGCCGATATGGCGCGGGTTTACCGAATCAACCTGCATTCGCGCACGGCAAGCCGCGTTTTGCTGCGGCTGACGAAGGGCGGCTACCGCAACGAGGCGGATATTTACAGGCTGGCGAAAAACATCCGCTGGCCGGAATGGTTTGCGCCCGAGCAGACGTTTAAGGTCAAGGTCGAGGGCAAACGCGCGCAGGTGAAAAGTCTGGATTTTGTCGGTTTGAAAATCAAAGATGCGCTGTGTGATGCGTTTCGCGAGCGTTTCGACAAACGCCCGAATGTGGATAAAAACCGCCCCGACGTGCGCGTCCACGCGTTTCTCGGCGGGCGCGAGGTGCAGATTTTTATCGACACTTCGGGCGAGGCGCTGTTCAAACGCGGCTACCGCCAGGATACGGGTGAGGCGCCGCTGCGCGAAAATCTGGCGGCAGGGCTGCTGCTTTTGGCGGGGTATGACGGTTCGCAGCCGTTTCAGGATCCGTTTTGCGGCAGCGGCACGATTGTGATCGAAGCCGCGCAGATTGCGGCAAACCGCGCGCCGGGGCTGTTGCGCCGTTTCGGTTTTGAAAAATTGAAAAACTTTGATAAAGCGCTGTGGGTCAAAATCCGCGAAGCGGCCAAAGCGCAAATCCGCCGCTCCACCGCGCCGCTTGCGGGCAGCGACAATGACCGCTGCATGATACGTGCGGCGGAGGCCAATGCCGAAGCGGCGGAAGTGGCGGATTTCATCGAATGGCGGGTGTGCGACGCACAGGACGCGCGCCCGAACGGCAGCGGCGGCATCATGATTTCCAACCCGCCCTACGGCGTGCGGCTGGCGGAAGTGCAGGCGCTTCAGGCGCTCTATCCGCAACTCGGAAGCTGGCTCAAACAGCATTACGCCGGCTGGAAATCGGGCATGTTTACCGGCGACCGCGAGATGCCGAAACTGATGCGGCTGGCGCCGAAACGCAAAATTCCGCTGTTCAACGGTAATTTGGACTGCCGGCTGTTTCTGATCGATATGGTGGCGGGTTCGAACCGCTGAGGCCGTCTGAAAAATAAAAAGGCCGTCTGAAAATGTTCAGACGGCCTTTTTATTTTTCAGACGGCATTCCTTATTTCTCATTTTGCGGCTTCATCATCACGGGGGTCACGGTATAACCCATGCGGCGCAGGCTTTCTATCATGCCGGTTTCGCCGAAGAGGTGGAGGGTGCCGACGGCGGCCAGCGTGGGGGCTTGCGGGAGGATTTTTTCCAGCTTGTGCTGCCATTTGCGGTTGCGCGCTTCAAGCAGGGTGCCGGTGTACCATTTCCAGACGGTTTCGCGGTCTTGTTCGGCGGTGAAACGCATGGCTTTTTCTTTGTTTAAAGCGTTTGCCGTGAGCTTGCGGATGCGGCCTTGTTGGTAGTTGGTAAACATTTCAAGCTGGTCTTTTTGGATGCCGTCGTGGTGGGCGATGAAGGAATCGGTGCTGCGCAAGACGACGTCGTTCGGCAGCAGAGTGAAGTAGTTGATGGATTCGGGCAGGGTTTCCAGCGGAACGACGGCGGCGTCGGCGGCTTTGTTTTGCAGGAGCAGCATTTCGGTGCCGGCTTCAACGCTGTATCCGTCGGGCAGGTAGGTGGTTTCAATCAGCATGTTAAACGCCCACGGGCGCAGAGCATCGGTTTCGGCGACGGGCACGGGGATGTTTTTCTGCTTCAGGACGGCGGCGACGGCTTGGTAGCGTTTGCTGCCCAGGCTTTTGGAAAGCGGGATCCGGTTTTGCGTGTCGTACATCATCATCGCCATCTGCTGAACTTCGGGATCGGCGGGGTTTTGCGCTTTTCTCAGATCGGTTTCCAAGACGAGCTGTTTCGACTGCTTCAGCGCGTCGCTGACTTCAGACGGCAGGATGCTGCCGTTTCGGTTGATGTGGATGGTGCCCAAAAGATAGGCGTCGGGCGCCCCTTTTTTGACGGCTTTCCATAAAGCGGTGTCGGCTTCTTTGGGGGAGGGCTGTCCGGCAGGGGCGGAGCAGGCGGCCATAAGCAGGCTTGAGGCGGCGATTAGGGCGGTGAGGAGTTGTTTCATTGGTGTCCTTTGAGGTGTGTAGGTATGGGTAGGCCGTCTGAATTTCCGCAATCGGCTGCGGAAATGTTCAGACGGCCTGTCTTTATCGGCTAAACGGGTTTACAAAGCCGCCAATACGGCATCGCCCATTTCGGAACAGGACACCGGTTTCGTGCCTTCTTCGTAAATATCGGCGGTGCGCAGGCCCTGCTCCAATACTTTCTGCACGGCGTTTTCGATTTGGCGCGCACGGGCTTCGTCGTTCAGGCTGTAACGCACCAGCATGGCGAGGGAGAGGATGGTGGCCAGCGGGTTGGCTTTGTTTTGTCCGGCGATGTCGGGTGCGGAGCCGTGGGAGGGTTCGTAGAGGCCTTTGTTGTTTTCATCAAGCGAGGCGGAGGGCAGCATGCCGATGGAACCCGTCAACATCGATGCTTGGTCGGAGAGGATGTCGCCGAAGATGTTGCCGGTGGCGATGACGTCAAACTGCTTGGGCGCGCGCACGAGCTGCATGGCGGCGTTGTCCACATACATATGGCTCAATTCGACGTCGGGATACTGTTTGCCCACTTCGTCGAAAATTTCGCGCCACAGCTCGGTGGTCTCCAAAACATTGGCCTTGCCGACCGAGCAGACTTTTTTGCTGCGTTTCTGCGCGGCTTGGAAGGCAACATGGGCGATGCGGCGGATTTCGCTTTCGCTGTATTTCATGGTGTTGAAGCCTTCGCGCTCGCCGTTTTCCAGCGTGCGGATGCCGCGCGGTTCGCCGAAGTAGATGTCGCCCGTCAGCTCGCGAACAATCAGAATATCCAAACCAGCAACGACTTCGGGCTTGAGCGTGGAGGCGTTGGCCAATTCTTTATACAAAATGGCGGGGCGCAGATTGGCGAACAGGTTCAAATCCTTACGAATCGCCAACAGGCCGCGTTCGGGGCGCAGAGGGCGGTCGAGCTTGTCGTATTGCGGCGAACCGACCGCGCCGAGCAAAACGGCATCGGCTTTGCGGCAGAGGTTTTGGGTGAATTCGGGATAGGGCGAACCGTAGGCATCATAGGCTTCGCCGCCCAAAGGCGCATATTCGTAGGCAGCGTCGAGGCCGTCTGAAATCAGTTTGTCGAGCACGCGTACGGCTTGGGCAACGATTTCGGGGCCGATGCCGTCGCCGCGTAAGATGGCGATTTGTTTGGTCATTTTGGGTTTCCTTTGCAGTTGGAAAGGTTGGGTGAAACGTTTTTTCAGACGGCCTGAACGATAGTAATGCCGCCTGAAAATATTCAAAGGCGGTGTCCTGCTGCGCGGATTTTAAACACGGCTTTGCGTATGGTTGCTGCGCTGCCGACCAACGGAGCATGGGCGTCGTCGGGGAAAAACAGGGCGAATTCGCCGGGATGTAATTCGAACCAGGTTTCGCAGCCGCAGTCGAAAAATTCGATGTCGCGTTTTTCATCGTAGCCCAAGCCGTTTTCCAAGTGGCTTCTGTCTGCCCAGCCGTAGGCTTCCGCGCCGCTGAGGGGCACTTGGATATCGATGTGTTTCAGATGCGCTTCGGGCTTGGCGGCTTCGCGGGCGCGCATGGGTTCGCGGCCGATGAAGAGGCGGATGTTGGGGTTGCCGGTTTCGATTCGGCCGTCGGGCAGGGCGGCGAAATCCAGCGTTTGCAGCAGGCGGACGGCATCGGCGAAATCGGGATGCAGGAGGGCGTAGCGGCCGGCGTTGGCGATGGTGTCGGTAATCATGGCGGGCGATGAAAAAGGCCGTCTGAAAATGTTCGGAGGGTTTTCAGACGGCCTGCGGTTTTATGCATTAAACAGCCACGGCTGGCTTTGGCGGCGTTGCGCTTCGAAGGCTTTAATGTCGTCGGCATGTTGCAGGGTGAGGCCGATTTCGTCGAGGCCGTTGAGCAGGCAGTGTTTGCGGTGTTCGGTGATGTCGAATTTGAACACTTCGCCGCTCGGGGTGGTGAGGCTCTGTTTTTCAAGGTCGATGGAAAGCTGATAGCCTTCGCTGGCTTCGACTTCTTTGAAGAGTTTGTCAACCTGTTCTTCGGTCAGAACAATGGGCAGCAGGCCGTTTTTGTAGCAGTTGTTGAAGAAGATGTCGGCAAACGAGGGGGCGATGACGGCGCGGAAGCCGTAGTCGTCGAGCGCCCACGGGGCGTGTTCGCGGGAGGAGCCGCAGCCGAAGTTTTTGCGCGTAAGCAGGATTTGCGCGCCCTGGTAGCGGGGCCGGTTGAGTGAAAAATCGGGATTGAGCGGACGTTTGCTGTTGTCCATGCCGGGTTCGCCGTGGTCGAGGTAGCGCCATTCGTCGAAGGCGTTGGGGCCGAAACCGGAGCGTTTGATGGATTTGAGAAACTGTTTGGGGATGATGGCGTCGGTATCGACGTTGGCGCGGTCGAGCGGGGCGACGAGCGCGGTGAGTTGGGTAAAGGCTTTCATGGTTCCGGCCTGATGCTGTTGGAAAGGAGGGTTTTGCCGTACCCCCGTTTTTTAAAACGGGTTAAAAAACGGGGGTGTTTGCGGCTTTGGAATTAATAGGATTTTGCACTTTCGGCTTTGTTGCTCATGGCGTCGGCGGCGGCGCTGACGTCTCTGCCCATGCCTGAAATGGTGTTGCAGGCGGAAAGCAGGGTCATGGCGGTCAAAGCGATCAATGCGAATTTTTTCATGTTTTAAGCTCCTTTCGTTGATGGTACGGCTGCGGCGGGGCAATCCCTGCTGCAACCGTATGGCTTAATGATAGTCAGAGTTGGCGGAAATGACAAATATTGCGCTACGGACGGTAGGCCGTGCCGTTTGAAAGGTTTTCAGACGGCATGGGTTTGCTTACAAACTGCACGCTTGGGTAAACGTGCCTGTCTGAAACGCCGGTTTCTGCGCGTTCTGCGGCGTTTTTACAGGCGGTTGCGGATGCTGTCGATGCGGTCGCCGATTTCATGGCCTTTGCGTTTGATGCCGTCTCCGGCTTTGTCCAAACCGTGTTCGATGCGCTCGCCGGCGCGGTCGGTGTTACGGTCGGTGTCCATTCTGAGGCCGTCCATGGTGTCGCTGCAGGCGGTCAGGATGAGGGCGGTGGCAACGGTGATGAGGATGTGTTTCATGATTTGTATTCCTTAAAACAAAACGGGGTAATCACAAGCATTGGGTTCGTTTGCGCGGATTTTGTTCCGCGTTGCATCATGCCGTCTGAAAATCCGGTTGCTGAGCGTAGTCGAATCATTCAGACGGCATGGTATTTATGGTTTTGTTTTATAGTGAAATAAAATAAAAAAAGATACAAGGCGGCAAGGCGAAGACAGTACGGGTAGTACGGGACAGATGAACTTGGCGCTCAGCGCCTTAGTGAATCGTCCTCTTCGAGCTCAGCCGCAGCCAACGAACCGGATTCGGTTTCAGACGGCTTGTAACAGCACAAACTGCTTACTCGGTGGCGTTTTGCAGTCGTTCTCCGGCATTGGTAATGCTGCGGCCAACAGCATTGCCGCCGCGTTTGACGGCTTCTGCAGCTTTGTCGAGGCCGTGTTCAATGCCCGATTCGGCACGTTCGGCATGATAACCGGCATCTTCTTTTGCACCGTGCCAAGTGTTGGCGCAGGCAGCCAGAGCCAAGGCGAGCAGGGCAGGGATAATGATTTTTTTCATGGTCGGATTCCTTATTAAGGTTAAACGGGGACGCAGTTGAATTTGAAACTGCTGCGGTACGGCATCTGCCAGCCGCTGATACGGCCGCAGCACTATCAGACCATTATCCGCTTGGGTTGGTTCCCGCTTCTGTTTTGTCATGCAGACTTGCTGCAAAGGCCGTCTGAAAATCCGGTTGCCGGGCAACGTCGAAGTACTTGTGCCGAGCGTAGTCGAAACATTCAGACGGCATGGTTTTATTTACAAACTGCGCACGTCGGTAAAGTGTCCGGCCACGGCGGCGGCGGCGGCCATTGCGGGGCTGACCAGATGGGTGCGCCCGCCGTTGCCCTGACGGCCTTCGAAGTTGCGGTTGGACGTGGACGCGCAGCGCTCCTGCGGGGCGAGGCGGTCGGCGTTCATGGCAAGGCACATGGAGCAGCCGGGTTCGCGCCATTCGAAGCCTGCTTCGGTGAAGATTTTGTCCAAGCCTTCGCGCTCGGCTTGTTCTTTCACCAAGCCCGAGCCGGGTACGACCAGCACGCGGTTGACGTTGGCGGCTTTCAGACGGCCTTTGGCGACGGCGGCGGCTTCGCGCAAGTCCTCGATGCGGCTGTTGGTGCACGAGCCGATGAATACCACGTCCACGGGGATTTCGTTCAAAGGCGTACCGGCCTGCAAACCCATGTATTCCAAGGCTCTTTCCATACCGCTGCGTTTGACGGGGTCGGTTTCGTCGGCAGGGTTCGGCACTTTGCCGTCCACACCCAAGACCATTTCGGGCGACGTCCCCCAAGTTACCTGCGGCTCGATGTCTTCGGCTTTGAAGCAGTAAACCTTGTCGAACTGCGCGCCTTCGTCGGAAACCAGCGTGCGCCAGTAGGCTACGGCTTTGTCCCAGTTTTCGCCTTTGGGTGCGAGCGGTTTGTCCTTCACATAGTTGATCGTGGTTTGGTCAACCGCAACGATGCCCGAACGTGCGCCGGCTTCAATGGCCATGTTGCACAGGGTCATTCGGCCTTCCATCGACAGGCTGCGGATGGCTTCGCCGCCGAATTCGATGGCATAGCCCGTACCGCCCGCCGTACCGATTTGGCCGATAATATATAAAGCCACATCTTTGGCGGTTACGCCTTTTTTCAGACGGCCTTCCACTGCAATCAGCATGGATTTGGACTTTTTGGCGGTAATGCATTGGGTCGCCATGGTGTGTTCGACTTCGGACGTACCGATTCCGTGCGCCAACGCGCCGAACGCGCCGTGGGTGGAGGTATGCGAATCGCCGCAGACCACGGTCATGCCGGGCAGCGTCGCGCCCTGTTCGGGACCCATGACATGAACGATGCCTTGGCCTTTGTCCATAAACGGAAAATAGGCCAGCGCGCCGAATTCTTTGATGTTTTTGTCCAAAGTATCGACCTGCAGCTTGGAAATCGGATCTTGGATGCCTTTATCCCAGTTGTCGGTGGGGGTGTTGTGGTCGGCAGTGGAGACGACGCTGTCGATGCGCCAAAGTTTGCGGCCGGCCATTTTTAAGCCTTCAAAGGCTTGCGGGCTGGTCACTTCGTGTACCAGATGGCGGTCGATGTAGAGCAGAACCGTGCCGTCTTCTTCTTCGCGGACGATGTGGCTGTTCCAGAGTTTGTCGTAGAGGGTTTGCGGGTTCATGATGTTTTTCAGATTTATAAAATAGCGGTTAACGGTCGGATATTAGTCCGATTGGTTGGAGAATGCAACAAGATTTGTCCAATTTTTTGATTGTTGACAATATATGCTGTTTGAAATGATAAAAATTAGACATTTTGTAGAATTTCAGACGGCCTGATGCCGTTTGTAAGCCAAACGGCTACTTGTCGGAATATAGAGAAAAGCACTATCATGCCGCCATTCGTTTTCTGAAAGGACAATACGATGAAATTGGCAGTAATCGCGCCGGAGCATGCCGGAGAGATTCGGGAATTTGAAAAAGTTATTTTGGGCAACTACGCGAAAATCGAAGCATGGTTCCGCGAGCAATGGAAGACGCACCGCCCGCCGTTTTACGGCTCGGTCGACATCCGCAACGCGGGTTACAAAATGGCTTCCATCGATATGAATCTGTTCCCCGGCGGCTTCAACAATCTGAACCCCAATTTCATCCCGCTGGCGGCGGTCGCAGCGCAGGATGCCGTCCAGCGCGCCTGCGAATCGGCAAAATCGGTGTTGATTGTGCCGGAAAACCATACCCGCAACACGTTTTACCTGCAAAACGTGTTTGCTTTGAGCGGGATTCTGCGTTCGGCGGGTTATGAAGTGCGCTTGGGCAGCCTGAACCCCGAAATTACCGGGCCGACCGAATTGGAAACGGCGCTGGGGGATAAAATCCTTCTTGAGCCGCTGTTGCGCACCCGCGATCGCGTGCATTTGGCTGACGGCTTTTCGCCGTGTGTCGTGTTGTTAAACAACGACTTGTCGGCGGGTGTGCCCGAGATTTTGAAAGGCGTGGAACAAACTGTACTTCCCCCGCTACACGGCGGTTGGACAACCCGCCGCAAAACCGCGCATTTCACAGCTTACGACCAAGTTGCCTCTGAGTTCGCCGAATTAATCGGCATCGACGAGTGGCAGATTAATCCCTATTTTGAAAAAATCGGCGGCTTGGATTTTCAAGAACGCGAGGGCGAGGAGGCTTTGGCTGAAGCGGTGGAGCGGATGCTGGCGAAAATTCAGGCCAAATATGACGAAAAAGGCATCACCGATAAGCCGTTTGTGA
Coding sequences within it:
- the leuD gene encoding 3-isopropylmalate dehydratase small subunit; amino-acid sequence: MKAFTQLTALVAPLDRANVDTDAIIPKQFLKSIKRSGFGPNAFDEWRYLDHGEPGMDNSKRPLNPDFSLNRPRYQGAQILLTRKNFGCGSSREHAPWALDDYGFRAVIAPSFADIFFNNCYKNGLLPIVLTEEQVDKLFKEVEASEGYQLSIDLEKQSLTTPSGEVFKFDITEHRKHCLLNGLDEIGLTLQHADDIKAFEAQRRQSQPWLFNA
- a CDS encoding lipoprotein; this translates as MKKFALIALTAMTLLSACNTISGMGRDVSAAADAMSNKAESAKSY
- the leuC gene encoding 3-isopropylmalate dehydratase large subunit — encoded protein: MNPQTLYDKLWNSHIVREEEDGTVLLYIDRHLVHEVTSPQAFEGLKMAGRKLWRIDSVVSTADHNTPTDNWDKGIQDPISKLQVDTLDKNIKEFGALAYFPFMDKGQGIVHVMGPEQGATLPGMTVVCGDSHTSTHGAFGALAHGIGTSEVEHTMATQCITAKKSKSMLIAVEGRLKKGVTAKDVALYIIGQIGTAGGTGYAIEFGGEAIRSLSMEGRMTLCNMAIEAGARSGIVAVDQTTINYVKDKPLAPKGENWDKAVAYWRTLVSDEGAQFDKVYCFKAEDIEPQVTWGTSPEMVLGVDGKVPNPADETDPVKRSGMERALEYMGLQAGTPLNEIPVDVVFIGSCTNSRIEDLREAAAVAKGRLKAANVNRVLVVPGSGLVKEQAEREGLDKIFTEAGFEWREPGCSMCLAMNADRLAPQERCASTSNRNFEGRQGNGGRTHLVSPAMAAAAAVAGHFTDVRSL
- a CDS encoding YhcH/YjgK/YiaL family protein gives rise to the protein MITDTIANAGRYALLHPDFADAVRLLQTLDFAALPDGRIETGNPNIRLFIGREPMRAREAAKPEAHLKHIDIQVPLSGAEAYGWADRSHLENGLGYDEKRDIEFFDCGCETWFELHPGEFALFFPDDAHAPLVGSAATIRKAVFKIRAAGHRL
- the gshA gene encoding glutamate--cysteine ligase gives rise to the protein MKLAVIAPEHAGEIREFEKVILGNYAKIEAWFREQWKTHRPPFYGSVDIRNAGYKMASIDMNLFPGGFNNLNPNFIPLAAVAAQDAVQRACESAKSVLIVPENHTRNTFYLQNVFALSGILRSAGYEVRLGSLNPEITGPTELETALGDKILLEPLLRTRDRVHLADGFSPCVVLLNNDLSAGVPEILKGVEQTVLPPLHGGWTTRRKTAHFTAYDQVASEFAELIGIDEWQINPYFEKIGGLDFQEREGEEALAEAVERMLAKIQAKYDEKGITDKPFVIVKADAGTYGMGVMSVKSADEVRGLNRKNRNKMAKVKEGLEVSEVIVQEGIYTYETLGGAVSEPVVYMMDRFVIGGFYRVHEGRGADENLNAGGMVFVPLSNSIPTGNGDDAPESPEACKRVFEQWDSLGMPRSDQDCDIDNQHNRLYVYGVMARLSLLAASLELEQTAA
- the leuB gene encoding 3-isopropylmalate dehydrogenase; this translates as MTKQIAILRGDGIGPEIVAQAVRVLDKLISDGLDAAYEYAPLGGEAYDAYGSPYPEFTQNLCRKADAVLLGAVGSPQYDKLDRPLRPERGLLAIRKDLNLFANLRPAILYKELANASTLKPEVVAGLDILIVRELTGDIYFGEPRGIRTLENGEREGFNTMKYSESEIRRIAHVAFQAAQKRSKKVCSVGKANVLETTELWREIFDEVGKQYPDVELSHMYVDNAAMQLVRAPKQFDVIATGNIFGDILSDQASMLTGSIGMLPSASLDENNKGLYEPSHGSAPDIAGQNKANPLATILSLAMLVRYSLNDEARARQIENAVQKVLEQGLRTADIYEEGTKPVSCSEMGDAVLAAL
- a CDS encoding THUMP domain-containing class I SAM-dependent RNA methyltransferase, with the translated sequence MSVYSLFITCPRGLEAPLSDELAALGCADIAASDGGVACKADMARVYRINLHSRTASRVLLRLTKGGYRNEADIYRLAKNIRWPEWFAPEQTFKVKVEGKRAQVKSLDFVGLKIKDALCDAFRERFDKRPNVDKNRPDVRVHAFLGGREVQIFIDTSGEALFKRGYRQDTGEAPLRENLAAGLLLLAGYDGSQPFQDPFCGSGTIVIEAAQIAANRAPGLLRRFGFEKLKNFDKALWVKIREAAKAQIRRSTAPLAGSDNDRCMIRAAEANAEAAEVADFIEWRVCDAQDARPNGSGGIMISNPPYGVRLAEVQALQALYPQLGSWLKQHYAGWKSGMFTGDREMPKLMRLAPKRKIPLFNGNLDCRLFLIDMVAGSNR
- a CDS encoding TraB/GumN family protein — translated: MKQLLTALIAASSLLMAACSAPAGQPSPKEADTALWKAVKKGAPDAYLLGTIHINRNGSILPSEVSDALKQSKQLVLETDLRKAQNPADPEVQQMAMMMYDTQNRIPLSKSLGSKRYQAVAAVLKQKNIPVPVAETDALRPWAFNMLIETTYLPDGYSVEAGTEMLLLQNKAADAAVVPLETLPESINYFTLLPNDVVLRSTDSFIAHHDGIQKDQLEMFTNYQQGRIRKLTANALNKEKAMRFTAEQDRETVWKWYTGTLLEARNRKWQHKLEKILPQAPTLAAVGTLHLFGETGMIESLRRMGYTVTPVMMKPQNEK
- a CDS encoding lipoprotein, whose protein sequence is MKKIIIPALLALALAACANTWHGAKEDAGYHAERAESGIEHGLDKAAEAVKRGGNAVGRSITNAGERLQNATE